In Misgurnus anguillicaudatus chromosome 5, ASM2758022v2, whole genome shotgun sequence, a genomic segment contains:
- the smim1 gene encoding small integral membrane protein 1: protein MESNEASVEYNRWSEENINMKVPNSQSRLMGVCNRLCTGQLGIAMKLAALVVVIVVIFLLGYVTGYYVHRC from the exons ATGGAATCCAATGAGGCCAGTGTTGAGTACAACCGTTGGAGTGAAGAGAACATAAACATGAAAGTACCAAACTCACAGTCAAGACTGATGGG GGTCTGTAACAGACTATGCACTGGACAACTGGGCATTGCTATGAAATTGGCTGCACTTGTGGTTGTCATAGTAGTGATATTCCTGCTTGGATACGTCACAGGATATTACGTTCACCGATGCTGA